The sequence TTTCCTCGGCCAAATTACGTCGTGGTAActaagcagtagtagtagtacttaTTCCGCCGCACTCACGAGCGTCGTAGTCATGCAACCCTATCGAATCATATATACATTTATTATCAGCTACCAGTCCCTCTTGGATGGGAAAGCTTTTTTGTATAGATATTATTCCTGGTACTTAGAGATGCTAGCTACTTCTACTTGAACGAGATTGAACAGAAGAATCTGCTGACaaggggccgggccgggccgggcagaCACATGTCGAGCGCTGTACGGGCATGTTTGGACTTTGGAAGCACCTTAGTTTTAAATAAACCAATTTCTATAAGCCAGATTATGAAAAAAAAACTGAGTGAGGGTATTTAAAACCCGATTTATAAAAAAATCATTTTCTAGTTTTTTAATACGCAATTGCTAACCTACACTTTACTTGTAAAAACAGTAGCAGCAGAAATAAATGGTGTGAAATCAATAAAGACATGATGTAATTAAATGGACAAAAAATGATTTGTCCTGGGGAATATGCCAGTTTTTTGGTTTTTAAGGAACTAGTAGGAATCTAGTTTCTATAAACTAGAGTATAAATTGGAATGTTTAAAACCACTCTAATTTTTTTACAAATCAGTTTCTTTAAAACTGGATGTTGCAAATAAGATGTAACCTCGTTCGTCGtagctttttttttaaaaaaaactaccGACAAAAATGGGAAAAAAACCACACGGTACATGTAGAATTAGCTAATATTGGGGAGTAGTTCGCACTTAGtgggtgtttgtttgggattataatctacccagattatataatccaataaTTTTTGAActaagagttagttcaaaagttgttggattatataatctgggtagattataatcccaaacaaacacccccttaataaaCAAAAGTCGGCGGCCGGGCCGGGGCACGTATACGTACGAACCGAACCTGAGGGTGGTGAGGTCGCCGAAGTCGCAGGTGGTGCCGGAGCCGGAGACGCCGGCGAGCGGGACGTGGAAGGCCTCGGACCAGGACAGCTGGCGCGGAGACGTCGCGGTCGGGGTGCCCCAGCGGTAGGAGTCGTTGAGCAGGCCGGCCGTGGCCTTGGTCTCGAACGGCAGGCGGAACAGGCGCGCCTGCTCCCGGCGCATCTCCTCCAGGAGCTCCTGCGGCACGCCGTGGTTGCGCACCTGGAAGAAGCCCCACTCCTCGGCGGCGCGCGCGATGGCGGCCGCGCACGCCGCccgctccgcctccgcctccggggAGCTGCCGTCGTCGGCGGTCGTCAGGCACCCGACGTCGATCATCGGGAGCTCGCACTCCGCCACGGGCAGTGAGACGTCGTCCCATGGCGCTGTCGACGTCGTGTAGGCGCCTTCATCGTCATTGCCGCGGCGGAGGAGCGCGTAGTAGCTGTCTGCCAGCGGCGGCTCCGCTGCGCCCCCCGCGAAGGCCGGCATGGCTGGCTTGTGGTCGAGTCGTAGCTGTGTCTGGAGCTGTGCGTGCGTATGTGCAGTGCAGGCACGCGGAAGCTGAGCTCTAGCTGATGGGGGACTACCTAGCTGTGTGCTTGTCTGCCTGCCTGTGCGACCGCGTGCTGCATATATATAGCAGTGGCCATCGACGCGGTGGCTTGGGCTGGCTGCACGTTCTCGCTCGGGCATGCCTGCACCATCGTACCCGTACACGCACGCAGCTTGGGCACGCACGCACGTACGCTCGTGGGCATGGCTTCTACAGTGCACGGGTCCGGCCGAATCTCTCCCGCGTTAATTAGCCGCTACTGATGGTGGTTAGTCGAGGCGCGCCGGCGCAGGCCGACACTTGGACGCGGCGCGCGCGTGTTTTGACCAGGCCAGCGATGTGGACAGTCTAGAGTTTAGTACGGGACCGGTGTAGAGACTAGAGAGTGCGGTACGACCATGATAAATAATATAGCGTGCCTGAATTCTCTGGAAGCTAAGGGTGCGGTTGTACAGCGTTGTCAGACACCCCCGACGGTGCGCCCCAGCAGCAGATGATGGCCGCCCTGATCGGAGGCAAACGGGCGCGCCCCACAGTTGCTACAGCAGTTGCCAAACCCTGCTGTGATGTCATGGTCCTGTCGTCTCGTCTGTGGCACATTCTCGCCGCTCGTAAACCGGAGTAGGGATGCATTCCGATTGGTCGGTCGATCGAGgtttattatttatttaattTAAATTTAAATATATATCTACTCTTTTAAAGCACCGGTTTTAACCACGTACAGATTTTTTTTTTGCAACATCTGTTTTTTTTTCCTCTTTCGCTTCTCGTCTACCAGTGGTTTGTTAACCCATCACAGTTGGACTCTGAGAAACCAATCCAAAGCCACCCAAGCCCAACATAATAGGGCGTAGATATGTTCCTCTCTCTCAATCTCACTTCTCATTTACCAGTGGTTTGTTACCATACAGAAGGACCATGAAAAACCACTCAAGTTCAACACGACAGGAAGTCGTATACAACGTAGCGCTCTCATATATAGTACCACAACGTTAACTAAAGAAGAACGAACGACCGGACGAGCTATAAAAAAGGGTTATACTCCTTTTCAACTTATACCTTTCTCGATCTCTTCGCTAAGATAAAGTAGGATATTTGTTCTTGTCTGTTTAATATCTAGTATGTGTACCATATGCTCATTTTGATATTAAATTTGTTTATCGTGAGTATGTTTGTGGGGGTCCACCATATTAGCTTACTAGACCCTCGTCTGTCGTGTGTGGCTCAATCATTGCACTGCTATATTAGGGTCTACTCTACCCAAACCAATACTATTAAATATGATTGTGTGTTGTCGCAACCTGTATTATATATAAAAGAAACAAAGAAGGGGGAATGTTGTGTTTGAAGCTGCTTAATCCGAGAGAGCCACAGAAACAAAGCTATACGTATAATATAACGGTGCCCTGAGTAGACAAGGGGCCATGCCGTCCCGGCTTGATGCTGCTCCTTTTGGGGCACCATGGCTAGGTGGGGGCATGGTGGCTTGAGGAGCTAGACTAGTTGATTTGGTGGTGGTTGCATTGCAACTGCAGGTTCGTCATCAACTAGCTAGTACACAGGCACACAACGCCGCGCATGCATGGCACTGTTTCTCTTTAACGAGCATGAAATATTTTGTGAACTTAAAAGTTGGCTGCTCCTCTTTCTCCAGAATATATATATAATACACGCCATACCGTTGGTTCGGCCTGCGTATATGACGATTACGAATCCATCCTCCGTCATCGCCGGCCTCGCGTCATCCTGTTTGCACACGATTATTCGATATATATACTGCTCCTTGTCTTCAGGGGCTGAtgttgttttttttttgtttttggaaGAAAAAAAAAACTCTTGCCCAGAGTATGTTCTTGATTAATGGACAAACTGCCGAGCATATAGGGAATGGTGTTAGTAAATTAAAATACTTGATTCAGTGTCAGAGATTTGATTCCATCTACATGAACTTCATAGGAAAAAAATGAATGGAGTGATTCTAAAGTTGGATTTTGAAAAAGCTTATGATAAGGTAAAATGGCCCTTCCTCCAACAAGCTATGCGAATGAAAGGTTTCTCGCAGAAATGGTGTGATTGGGTTTAGTCAATTGTCTCTGGAGGACATGTGGGGGTTAAAGTTAATGATGAAATTGGCCCTTTCTTTTCTACTCATAAGGGTCTCCGTCAAGGTGATCCTCTCTCTCCGATTCTCTTTAATATAGTTGCGGACATGTTGCCAATTCTATTTTTAAGAGCAAAGGTAAATAACCAATTCACGGGTGTGGTTCCTCATCTAGTGGATGGTGGCCTTTCTATCCTCCGGTATGCGGATGATACCGTTGTTTTTCTGGATCATAACTTGGATCAAGCACGAAATGTGAAACTTCTCCTGACCGCTTTTGAGCAGATGTCAGGTTTGAAAATCAACTTTCACAAAAGTGAGCTTTTTTGCTATGGGTTAGCTAAGGatcatgaaatagattattcttgtCTTTTTGGTTGTGGGATCGGTTCTTTTCCTCTCAAATACCTTGGAATTCCTATGACCCATCGCAGGTTACGAAATAGTGAGTGGCAGTGTGTTATTGATAGATTCGAAAAACGATTAGCTATGTGGAAAGGTAAATTACTTTCTTCCGGAGGTCGTCTAGTGCTCATTAATTCAGTCTTAAGCAGCCTCCCTATTttcatgatgtccttttttgaggTGCCTATCGGGGTGTTAAAAAAACTAGATGCCATCCGCTCTCGGTTCTATTGGCAAAATGGCCAATTTAAAAAGAAATACAGACTTGCAAAATGGAATATTATTTGTCAACCTAAGGAGGTTGGTGGCTTGGGGGTAGCTAATCTAGCCACTAAGAACATTTGTTTACTCAGCAAGTGGCTCTTTAAGTTATTGAATCAAGACGGTACATGGCAACAACTTCTAAAAAATAAATATTTAGGATCCAAATCACTTACTCAAGTCGTGAGAAAATCAGGAGACTCTCATTTTTGGGCTGGTCTCATGAATATTAAGGAAGAATTCTTGAGGTGGGGGAGGTTTCGAGTAGGTGATGGTCACGCAACTAGGTTCTGGGATGATAGATGGATTCTGGATAGACCGCTTAAGGTCATTTATCCAAACCTTTTTAATATCGTGCGGAAAAGAAAGGCTTTAGTCAAAGATGTTATGAATGGAAATTTACCCAACCTTTCTTTTCGCAGAGCTATTGTAGGGGTGAAGCGGGTCGAGTGGCATAATTTATCAACTTTACTCGCATCTTTTCCTTTGGGTCATTCGAAGGACAAATTCTTATGGGGACCTCACCGAAATGGAGTTTTCTCAGTCCAGTCAATGTACCGCCTTCTAATGAATATTTCCACTTTAACCCATAATATGTTGCTTTGGAAACTAAAAATCCCTCtcaaaattaaaattttcttGTGGTACTTAGGGAGAGGAGTTATTCTCACTAAAGAAAATTTAGCTAAACGTGGGTGGACATGAAGTATGAAATGCTGCTTTTGTAATCAGAATGAGACTATTCAACATATTTTTTTTGATTGTTACCTTATCAGGAACATTTGGAGAATTATTTACTTTGCTTTCAACATAGAGAGACCCATCAATATTAATCATATAATTGAGAATTGGGCTACTAACAAGGGAATAGCTCATCGGAAAAAACTTTTAATTGGAGTGGCAGCAATGTTTTGGTCTATTTGGTTGTGCCGCAATGATGTGGCCTTTAATTTTAAACCAATACCATCAATTTTGCAGGTTCTTTTCAGGGGGATGTATTGGCTCAGACTCTGGAGATTATTGCAGAAACAAGAAGCTCACCAAGAGATTCTTGTGGTATGTCAATCCTTAGAGATGGTGGCAATGGAGATCCTTGCAAAACATGGTTGGAGTTCTAATGCCAGATTAAAGGACGTTTGATTCGAGAACAAGTTCTTGTCAAGGATGTTATTTTTTTAATGATGCATGTTTTATTAATTTTCAATCTGTAATACCGTATGTAGGAAACTACAAAAGGCTGGAacattttttttgtttccattaTCAAAAAAAAATCTAGGTCTGTTCTGATTAAGTGTGAAAACGTTGCATGCATGATGGAAAAATGCACGCTTTATACTATATAAATAAATTAACATTGGAGGACTGCTGCCCAAAGTATTTGTGCATTTGCACTTGCACTGCATGTAGGTCAAAACAAACTGATCAGTGACACTCTCGGACTCCTGGTTCTGGTGTAATAAAACTGACAACTCTTTTCGTCTCAACAATCTATCATTGATTAATAAGCAAAATTAAGTATAGGGGCGGCAGACCGGCAGTTTGTTTGTCGTCCAGACAAACTTTCTAGCACCAGCTTTTCATTACTCTGATGTAGTACTACTCCAGCCATGTATATATAGGGAACGGTGCGAGATCTATAATAATGCATGGGTTGTTTCTATCTCTAGGGTTCGGCGCAACAATCCAATCATGGTGTCCCTGTCACGCTAAGATTTTATCTTTTTTTCCAGATCGAGCGAGATTTCAAAGGTTTCACACGCATAGGATCACGCGCATATTCTACTCGTTCGATTCGATCGATCTGGTCATGTCAGCTGACCAACTTTATTTCCTCAGCAGCTGCTGCTAGCCTGCTACTGCTGCCCCCGCGTTATTAATAATTTTCGTTAAACAAAACATGAGCTAGAAGGAGCCGGAAGCATCGGTCTCATTTGCCAGGATAGAGCAAAGCATGCCATGTTACATTGTCCAAGGAGGGGAAAAGGTATTATATATACGTTCTGCACTCATTTATTGAGGCATGCCTCGATTTATATTTACATTGATATCATAAATTCTTAATCTGAGGCTCTAGACGACTCGGCCATCGTGACACCAAAATTCGACATTTTTTTATGCTGAGTTCGTGGTCGTCGTGTTTGATTAATTTGATGCGCGCTCTTCCTCTTTGCTCTCTTTTAATGGCTTTTTGTCTTCTTTACATGACACTACCTCTAAGGGCTTGTTGCCTTGTTTGGTTTGAGGGATTGGAGAGGTTTCCTCCTCAACCCCCCTAACCAAACAAATTTTGCAACTCCTTTTTTTTTCTCAAACCTGCGCATGATACAATTAAAGCAGAAACATGATAAATAATTTCAACCGAAGAATTGATCATAATTTCACCAAAGCACGTCTTATTTCTTGCTTTCCACATGG is a genomic window of Zea mays cultivar B73 chromosome 5, Zm-B73-REFERENCE-NAM-5.0, whole genome shotgun sequence containing:
- the LOC103627438 gene encoding gibberellin 2-beta-dioxygenase 6 isoform X2, which codes for MPERERAASPSHRVDGHCYIYAARGRTGRQTSTQLGSPPSARAQLPRACTAHTHAQLQTQLRLDHKPAMPAFAGGAAEPPLADSYYALLRRGNDDEGAYTTSTAPWDDVSLPVAECELPMIDVGCLTTADDGSSPEAEAERAACAAAIARAAEEWGFFQVRNHGVPQELLEEMRREQARLFRLPFETKATAGLLNDSYRWGTPTATSPRQLSWSEAFHVPLAGVSGSGTTCDFGDLTTLRDVTREVAGAMSKLAGTLARVLAEALLGRRPAGERFPEGCDETTCFLRLNRYPACPISPGALGLVPHTDSDFLTVLCQDQQVGGLQLMKGDSWVAVKPIPGTLVVNIGDLFQAWSNNRYKSVEHKVMTNARTERYSVAYFLCPSYDSPIGTCEEPSLYRTFTFGEYRRKVQEDVKRTGKKVGLPNFLAQT
- the LOC103627438 gene encoding gibberellin 2-beta-dioxygenase 6 isoform X1, coding for MPERERAASPSHRVDGHCYIYAARGRTGRQTSTQLGSPPSARAQLPRACTAHTHAQLQTQLRLDHKPAMPAFAGGAAEPPLADSYYALLRRGNDDEGAYTTSTAPWDDVSLPVAECELPMIDVGCLTTADDGSSPEAEAERAACAAAIARAAEEWGFFQVRNHGVPQELLEEMRREQARLFRLPFETKATAGLLNDSYRWGTPTATSPRQLSWSEAFHVPLAGVSGSGTTCDFGDLTTLSRDVTREVAGAMSKLAGTLARVLAEALLGRRPAGERFPEGCDETTCFLRLNRYPACPISPGALGLVPHTDSDFLTVLCQDQQVGGLQLMKGDSWVAVKPIPGTLVVNIGDLFQAWSNNRYKSVEHKVMTNARTERYSVAYFLCPSYDSPIGTCEEPSLYRTFTFGEYRRKVQEDVKRTGKKVGLPNFLAQT